One part of the Stegostoma tigrinum isolate sSteTig4 chromosome 14, sSteTig4.hap1, whole genome shotgun sequence genome encodes these proteins:
- the LOC125457871 gene encoding succinate receptor 1-like isoform X2, which produces MMETNETCTDINSHVEKYYLTTMYSIVFIVGLIGNVTVISGYIFCLKKWKCSNIYLFSLSVTDLFFICTLPMFVIQYANDSEWHYGDLWCKFNRYFLNCNLYLSVLYLTCISIDRYLLVKSPTNLYRFQEKQTAAIICLLLWIFVTVELVPMFTFIGPKNITDNDDNAVVCVDYASSGKARDSLVYSLFLTIVDFILPLCIMGYCSIKTATCLREINAQRRRTIKLKKPHRLVILAVVIFSVLFTPYHIMRNIRIASRMGKKTCTYKGIKAGYAITRPIAYLSSAINPIFYFMLGDRFRETLLSKLPFFGQKLMSETSSKEKY; this is translated from the exons ATGATG GAAACGAATGAAACTTGCACAGATATTAATTCTCACGTGGAAAAGTATTACCTAACAACAATGTACTCCATTGTGTTCATAGTGGGACTCATTGGCAATGTCACTGTGATAAGTGGTTATATCTTCTGCCTAAAGAAATGGAAGTGCAGTAACATCTACctcttctccctctctgtcacagaTCTCTTTTTTATTTGCACTCTTCCTATGTTTGTGATCCAATATGCAAATGACAGTGAATGGCACTACGGTGACCTGTGGTGTAAGTTTAATCGGTACTTCCTCAACTGTAACCTCTACTTGAGTGTCCTCTACTTGACGTGTATCAGTATTGATCGATATTTGCTGGTGAAAAGCCCAACAAATCTCTATCGGTTCCAGGAAAAGCAGACAGCTGCCATTATCTGCTTACTCTTGTGGATCTTTGTCACCGTGGAGCTGGTGCCTATGTTCACCTTCATTGGTCCCAAGAACATCACGGACAATGATGATAATGCTGTGGTGTGTGTTGACTATGCCAGCTCAGGGAAAGCGAGAGACAGCCTGGTTTACAGTTTGTTCCTCACCATTGTTGATTTCATCCTCCCACTCTGCATTATGGGGTATTGCTCCATCAAAACAGCCACGTGCTTAAGGGAAATAAATGCACAGCGACGCAGGACAATTAAGCTGAAAAAGCCTCATCGCCTCGTAATATTGGCAGTGGTTATTTTCTCGGTGCTGTTCACTCCTTATCATATCATGCGCAATATCCGTATTGCCTCCAGAATGGGGAAGAAGACTTGCACTTACAAGGGGATAAAAGCTGGCTATGCAATCACAAGGCCTATTGCTTACCTCAGCTCTGCCATTAACCCCATTTTCTATTTCATGCTGGGTGACCGCTTTAGAGAGACCCTCCTTAGCAAGTTGCCATTCTTTGGCCAAAAGCTGATGTCAGAGACTTCAAGCAAGGAAAAATATTGA
- the LOC125457871 gene encoding succinate receptor 1-like isoform X1 encodes MFVWQLCNYSQSHKPCSCNDGGQNLEALYQGTSCCCWRQRWKETNETCTDINSHVEKYYLTTMYSIVFIVGLIGNVTVISGYIFCLKKWKCSNIYLFSLSVTDLFFICTLPMFVIQYANDSEWHYGDLWCKFNRYFLNCNLYLSVLYLTCISIDRYLLVKSPTNLYRFQEKQTAAIICLLLWIFVTVELVPMFTFIGPKNITDNDDNAVVCVDYASSGKARDSLVYSLFLTIVDFILPLCIMGYCSIKTATCLREINAQRRRTIKLKKPHRLVILAVVIFSVLFTPYHIMRNIRIASRMGKKTCTYKGIKAGYAITRPIAYLSSAINPIFYFMLGDRFRETLLSKLPFFGQKLMSETSSKEKY; translated from the exons ATGTTTGTCTGGCAGCTTTGCAATTATTCTCAAAGCCACAAACCTTGTAGTTGCAATGATG GAGGACAGAATCTTGAAGCATTGTATCAGGGAACCTCTTGCTGCTGTTGGCGACAGCGATGGAAG GAAACGAATGAAACTTGCACAGATATTAATTCTCACGTGGAAAAGTATTACCTAACAACAATGTACTCCATTGTGTTCATAGTGGGACTCATTGGCAATGTCACTGTGATAAGTGGTTATATCTTCTGCCTAAAGAAATGGAAGTGCAGTAACATCTACctcttctccctctctgtcacagaTCTCTTTTTTATTTGCACTCTTCCTATGTTTGTGATCCAATATGCAAATGACAGTGAATGGCACTACGGTGACCTGTGGTGTAAGTTTAATCGGTACTTCCTCAACTGTAACCTCTACTTGAGTGTCCTCTACTTGACGTGTATCAGTATTGATCGATATTTGCTGGTGAAAAGCCCAACAAATCTCTATCGGTTCCAGGAAAAGCAGACAGCTGCCATTATCTGCTTACTCTTGTGGATCTTTGTCACCGTGGAGCTGGTGCCTATGTTCACCTTCATTGGTCCCAAGAACATCACGGACAATGATGATAATGCTGTGGTGTGTGTTGACTATGCCAGCTCAGGGAAAGCGAGAGACAGCCTGGTTTACAGTTTGTTCCTCACCATTGTTGATTTCATCCTCCCACTCTGCATTATGGGGTATTGCTCCATCAAAACAGCCACGTGCTTAAGGGAAATAAATGCACAGCGACGCAGGACAATTAAGCTGAAAAAGCCTCATCGCCTCGTAATATTGGCAGTGGTTATTTTCTCGGTGCTGTTCACTCCTTATCATATCATGCGCAATATCCGTATTGCCTCCAGAATGGGGAAGAAGACTTGCACTTACAAGGGGATAAAAGCTGGCTATGCAATCACAAGGCCTATTGCTTACCTCAGCTCTGCCATTAACCCCATTTTCTATTTCATGCTGGGTGACCGCTTTAGAGAGACCCTCCTTAGCAAGTTGCCATTCTTTGGCCAAAAGCTGATGTCAGAGACTTCAAGCAAGGAAAAATATTGA